The following proteins come from a genomic window of Trifolium pratense cultivar HEN17-A07 linkage group LG4, ARS_RC_1.1, whole genome shotgun sequence:
- the LOC123882018 gene encoding RING-H2 finger protein ATL52 gives MARPDYPTTWIPYINSKDCSQGFCSMYCPQWCYIVYAPPPPPTFQYPDDDSKPYFSPLVIAIMGILATAFLLITYYTLITKYCGHRESSQRNSTDQVDEIQQNRRENCQVSTFGLDDAQIKSIAVFKYKKGDTFFAGTVTDCSVCLSEFQDDESVRLLPMCNHVFHLPCIDTWLKSNSSCPLCRSNILTLNASTLQAPIPATVIELPSRNEILLESEQILVEEATIHHDRVDSKIPSLRAYSDLCNLQGRERIIEIRDEVCESIGRSVSMDHSFQNGFSISDVLNMNEDEDSDEEGCSMDACSSKRLQGQSSNYKSRYKKRMLHCVMSPIAMKRSFSNGRFSLSKIDRGKRQGILPV, from the coding sequence ATGGCTCGTCCCGATTATCCGACAACATGGATTCCTTACATAAATAGCAAAGATTGTTCTCAAGGATTTTGTAGCATGTATTGTCCACAATGGTGCTACATAGTTTATgctcctccaccaccaccaacttTTCAATACCCTGATGATGATTCAAAACCATATTTTTCTCCTCTTGTTATTGCAATCATGGGAATTTTAGCCACAGCTTTCTTACTAATCACTTACTACACTCTAATAACCAAATACTGTGGTCATAGAGAATCTTCACAAAGAAACAGCACTGACCAAGTTGATGAAATCCAACAAAATCGCCGCGAAAATTGTCAAGTTTCAACCTTTGGTTTAGATGATGCTCAAATAAAATCCATTGCAGTTTTTAAGTACAAAAAAGGCGACACTTTTTTCGCTGGTACTGTCACTGATTGTTCTGTTTGTTTAAGTGAATTTCAAGATGATGAAAGTGTTAGACTTTTACCAATGTGTAACCATGTTTTTCATCTTCCTTGTATCGATACGTGGCTTAAATCCAACTCTTCGTGTCCTCTATGTCGTTCGAACATACTCACTTTGAATGCTTCAACACTTCAAGCTCCAATTCCAGCTACAGTTATAGAACTTCCTTCAAGAAatgaaattttattagaaagtgAACAAATACTTGTGGAAGAAGCAACGATTCATCATGATAGAGTTGATTCGAAGATACCTTCATTACGCGCTTATAGTGATTTATGTAATTTACAAGGAAGAGAAAGAATAATTGAAATTAGAGATGAAGTTTGTGAATCCATTGGAAGATCAGTTTCTATGGATCATTCATTTCAAAATGGTTTTTCAATAAGTGATGTGTTGAATAtgaatgaagatgaagattctgaTGAAGAAGGTTGTTCAATGGATGCTTGTTCATCAAAGAGATTACAAGGACAAAGTAGTAATTATAAGTCAAGGTACAAAAAAAGGATGTTGCATTGTGTTATGAGTCCAATTGCAATGAAGAGATCATTTTCTAATGGTAGATTTTCACTTAGTAAAATTGATAGAGGAAAAAGGCAGGGAATTTTGCctgtttga
- the LOC123923091 gene encoding transcription factor bHLH71-like → MKIEDSSCNTMALETLSSCNEFSNFIIYDTISATPFSSNTNTTEYSGFLENTMNNNYEENIHHEATIFDHSNFSMMNNRKRQLMEQEETMKEMNNNNSNNQVVQRKKRRRKPRVCKNKEEAETQRITHITVERNRRKQMNEHLAVLRSLMPESYVQRGDQASIVGGAIEFVKELEHLLQSLEARKLQQLQQELAQQQSNNIEDTSNSVVSKQIMKPPFAQFFVYPQYTWSQTPNKYTSKTKAAIADIEVTLIETHANLRILTRTRPGQLTKLVAGFQSLFFTILHLNVTTLQPLVFYSISAKVEEGFQLGSVDGIATAVHHLLGRIEEETSLICC, encoded by the exons ATGAAGATTgaagattcttcttgtaataCAATGGCTTTGGAAACACTTTCATCATGTAATGAGTTTTCAAATTTCATTATCTATGACACAatttctgcaactccatttaGTAGTAATACTAATACTACAGAGTACTCTGGTTTCTTGGAAAACACAATGAACAACAACTATGAGGAAAATATTCATCATGAGGCTACAATATTTGATCATAGTAACTTTTCTATGATGAATAACAGAAAAAGGCAATTAATGGAACAAGAAGAAACAATGAAGgagatgaataataataatagtaataatcaagTGGTGCAGAGGAAGAAGAGGAGAAGAAAACCAAGAGTTTGTAAGAACAAAGAAGAAGCTGAAACACAAAGAATCACACACATTACTGTTGAGAGAAATCGTAGAAAGCAAATGAATGAACATCTTGCTGTACTTCGTTCTCTCATGCCTGAATCTTATGTTCAAAGG ggTGACCAAGCTTCAATAGTAGGAGGTGCCATAGAGTTTGTAAAAGAGCTAGAACATCTCTTACAATCACTTGAAGCTAGAAAGCTACAACAATTACAACAAGAATTAGCACAACAACAAAGCAATAATATTGAAGATACATCCAATAGTGTTGtttcaaaacaaataatgaaACCACCTTTTGCACAATTTTTTGTGTATCCTCAATATACATGGTCCCAAACACCTAACAAATACACATCCAAGACCAAAGCTGCCATAGCTGATATCGAGGTTACATTAATCGAGACTCATGCAAACCTTAGAATTCTCACTAGGACAAGACCTGGACAATTAACTAAATTAGTTGCTGGTTTTCAATCACTCTTCTTCACAATTCTACATCTCAATGTCACTACTCTACAACCTTTGGTATTCTACTCTATCAGTGCCAAG GTTGAAGAAGGATTCCAACTTGGTTCAGTAGATGGCATTGCAACAGCAGTTCATCATTTACTTGGAAGAATTGAGGAAGAAACTTCCCTAATTTGCTGTTAA
- the LOC123923703 gene encoding uncharacterized protein At4g17910, with protein MDTPLPKPSFNPNKQLKEQFVSNLTGSSLLELTALTVTIPILVLIRHSFASIPITGDSLKKKNDDASSEHRSFKAYLATLTLDFLVIVVPMLLFFTVLADWSDILASLFTILTLLYIAVKRPGGSSPVLEEPNSLRAYITSYRVIVMIITVLCILAVDFRIFPRRYAKTETYGASLMDLGVGAFVLANSLVSRQARNIASVNWKTAIVSSSPLIFLGFFRLVTTTGVDYQVHMSEYGVHWNFFFTLAAISIITSFINIPPQYSGVFGSLVLVGYQFSLMHGLNHYLLSNERGTDIISQNKEGIFSIFGYWGMYLIGVQLGNYLIFGSHSSANRSSRWVRMRVWILSILFWLLTVLLDSHVERISRRTCNLPYVTMVVADNLQLLSILTLADLIPGSKTSVLEEAFNRNLLATFLLANLLTGLVNLSVDTLSASSTTSLFILIVYAYTLSTVIGIADYFGMKLKFW; from the exons ATGGATACTCCTCTCCCCAAACCCTCCTTCAACCCCAACAAGCAACTCAAAGAACA ATTCGTTAGCAATTTGACCGGTTCCTCTTTGCTCGAACTCACGGCTCTTACAGTAACGATCCCT ATTTTGGTGCTTATTCGTCACTCATTCGCATCCATTCCTATAACTG GTGACTCCCTGAAGAAGAAAAACGATGACGCGTCATCTGAGCATAGAAGTTTTAAAGCTTACCTAGCGACATTGACTTTGGATTTTCTTGTCATCGTTGTTCCTATGCTCTTATTTTTCACT GTACTTGCTGACTGGAGCGATATCTTGGCAAGTTTGTTCACAATCTTAACATTGCTTTATATTGCAGTGAAGAG GCCTGGTGGTTCATCTCCTGTTTTAGAAGAGCCTAATTCTCTTAGGGCATACATTACTTCGTACAGGGTTATTGTG ATGATTATAACAGTTTTGTGCATCTTGGCTGTTGATTTCAGAATATTTCCTAGAAGATATGCGAAGACTGAAACATATGGAGCTAGTTTG ATGGATCTCGGAGTTGGAGCATTTGTTTTAGCAAATTCATTAGTTTCTCGTCAAGCACGGAATATTGCATCTGT AAACTGGAAGACTGCAATAGTTTCATCTAGTCCACTTATCTTCTTAGGATTTTTTCGTCTTGTTACAACAACTGGTGTGGATTATCAG GTGCATATGAGTGAATATGGTGTGCATTGGAATTTCTTCTTCACGCTTGCTGCTATCTCGATCATTACATCCTTTATTAATATTCCTCCACAATATTCTGGAGTTTTTGGATCACTTGTCCTAGTAG GGTACCAGTTCAGTTTGATGCACGGGTTAAATCATTACTTGCTTTCTAATGAGAGAGGAACGGATATCATAAGTCAAAACAAGGAGGGGATTTTTAGCATATTTG GATATTGGGGTATGTACCTTATTGGTGTTCAGTTAGGTAACTATCTCATCTTTGGAAGCCATTCCTCTGCAAATAGAAGTAGCAGATGGGTTCGAATGAGAGTTTGGATTCTATCAATCCTGTTTTG GTTATTAACTGTGCTTCTAGATAGCCACGTAGAAAGAATTTCCCGGAGAACG TGCAACCTGCCATATGTTACTATGGTAGTGGCTGACAATCTACAG CTATTATCAATTTTAACACTGGCCGATCTTATTCCTGGAAGTAAAACTTCAGTACTTGAAGAAGCATTTAATCGGAACTTACTTGCTACATTTCTTCTG GCAAATCTTCTCACTGGGTTGGTAAACTTGTCTGTTGATACCCTTTCTGCATCATCAACCACATCTCTTTTTATCTTGATTGTCTATGCTTATACTTTATCAACTGTGATTGGAATTGCTGATTATTTTGGTATGAAGTTAAAATTTTGGTAA